From a single Nicotiana tomentosiformis chromosome 2, ASM39032v3, whole genome shotgun sequence genomic region:
- the LOC104086112 gene encoding uncharacterized protein — protein sequence MEKKKDNKSLGMYPLCITLRDFDLECSISNSNTIAGSSGTLKLIDMQTSPAIVEYENIIITEHMPNVIEFRFGTYLEHMPMKHYSVMNNYCLLCVGDNYTWHFKSTSINDSALFKVRKFNSFHPCSLMDNTYIQRKPTATVVDSMVIPKYADCKIIYTPKDIQTDMLSEHDVNLIYMQAWRAKEKAFTSIKGWEYCRPVVVVDGTFLKSTYRGIMLTASTMDAAGSILPVAYAVIDSGNDASWKWLFEQFKHAYGEKPNMCVVSDQNESILKATSIVYTGMPHYACMWHIWTNIRSKFKKGHLKLSELYFSTARSYMLDEFNERMSKIEEIDTCVKAYLYDIGYHRWSQVHATVNRTWMMTSNIAESLNAVTKDARELPIVELLEYMRTLLERWTNEKLLKAKGTFTYLGKKYNKELEDNRTLSQKMKVRASTDHIHTVIDGVKRFIVCLQNKRCSYGQFQLDELPCAHTLAALRHKNESYENYYSPYYTRESLLHTYEIPVDPLPDESKWNVPQHIAEEVVMPPTGKRQPRRPQKQRYKSCDELNAKKYKVSCGNCGLEGHNKRSCKNAPKRK from the exons ATGGAGAAGAAAAAGGACAACAAAAGCTTAGGAATGTATCCGCTATGTATAACATTGCGTGATTTTGATTTGGAATGCAGTATCTCTAATTCGAACACAATTGCAG GTTCATCTGGAACACTGAAGTTGATTGATATGCAAACATCTCCGGCAATAGTGGAATATGAAAATATCATCATAACAGAACATATGCCAAATGTTATTGAATTTCGTTTTGGAACATATCTGGAACATATGCCAATGAAGCACTATTCTgtcatgaacaa CTACTGCCTGCTATGTGTTGGGGACAATTATACATGGCACTTCAAGTCCACCAGCATAAATGATTCAGCATTGTTCAAGGTTCGAAAATTCAACAGCTTTCACCCATGCTCTTTGATGGACAATACATACATACAACGCAAACCTACTGCCACGGTAGTTGATAGCATGGTTATACCAAAATATGCGGATTGTAAGATAATTTACACACCAAAAGACATACAAACTGATATGTTGTCGGAACACGATGTGAACTTAATATACATGCAAGCTTGGAGAGCAAAGGAAAAGGCTTT TACGTCCATCAAGGGTTGGGAGTATTGTAGGCCAGTTGTAGTAGTTGATGGGACCTTCTTGAAGTCGACATATAGAGGAATAATGTTAACAGCTAGTACAATGGATGCTGCAG GTAGCATATTACCAGTGGCATACGCTGTTATTGATTCAGGAAATGACGCATCATGGAAGTGGTTGTTTGAGCAATTCAAACATGCGTATGGTGAAAAACCAAATATGTGTGTTGTTTCGGATCAGAATGAGAGTATCTTGAAGGCAACATCTATTGTTTATACCGGCATGCCACATTATGCTTGCATGTGGCATATTTGGACAAATATAAGGTCAAAGTTCAAGAAGGGTCATCTAAAGTTAAGCGAATTGTACTTTTCCACGGCACGATCATACATGCTTGATGAATTTAATGAAAGAATGTCAAAAATTGAAGAGATCGACACGTGTGTTAAAGCATACCTATACGATATTGGCTATCACAGATGGTCTCAAGTACATGCTACGGTGAACAGAACGTGGATGATGACATCAAACATTGCAGAGTCATTGAATGCGGTAACAAAAGATGCAAGAGAGCTGCCCATAGTAGAACTATTAGAGTACATGAGGACTCTTCTTGAACGTTGGACTAATgaaaagttattaaaagcaaaggGTACATTCACATACCTTGggaaaaaatacaacaaagagtTGGAGGACAACAGGACATTATCGCAGAAGATGAAA GTGAGGGCTTCAACAGATCACATCCATACAGTGATAGATGGTGTGAAGCGCTTTATTGTTTGTCTTCAAAATAAGAGATGTAGTTATGGACAATTCCAGCTTGATGAACTTCCTTGTGCACATACTTTGGCGGCTTTGAGGCACAAGAATGAGTCTTATGAAAACTATTATTCTCCTTATTACACGAGGGAAAGCCTTTTGCATACTTATGAAATACCAGTAGACCCGCTGCCTGACGAAAGCAAATGGAATGTGCCACAACATATAGCTGAAGAAGTTGTAATGCCACCTACTGGGAAAAGACAGCCAAGGAGACCTCAAAAACAAAGATACAAATCATGTGATGAATTAAATGCAAAGAAGTACAAGGTTTCATGTGGCAACTGCGGACTAGAAGGGcataacaaaagatcttgtaaGAATGCTCCCAAGAGGAAATAA